The Tautonia plasticadhaerens nucleotide sequence ACCAGGTGCAGTTCCCCGGCCTCCCACCAGCGGGCCGCGAACCAGAGGTGGTAGATCGGCCCGTCGCTCATCACCTTGACCGGCAAGAGCAGCGACCGCATCCCCAGCAGGACCGACGCCCAGAGGACCAGGCCGACGGCCACGGTCGCCTCGGCGTGCCAGGAGGGGTCGCCGGAGGGGAACGCCTCGGGATCATCGCCGATGGGATGGGGCCGAAACCGCCGGGTCCCCCAGGCGATCGCCATGCCCAGCAGGGACCAGGCCAGCAGCGGCCCCCGAGTCATCAAACCGCTCGCGCCGAGCAGTTCCAGGCCGACCGTCGCCCAGGCCCAGGCGACCACGGCCGCTGCCAGCCATCGGGCCACGCCCCGGGGCTGGCCGAACCCGGCCCTCGCCACCCAGAGGCCGCCGACCAGCAGCGGGGCGTTCAGAAGGACCGTCCAGAGCATTCCCTCGGCCAGTACCATCGCTCGATCGCTCCTGCGAGGGTCACCCGGTCGGCTTCCGGCCGACGGCGATCGTCGACAGCGCGGGCCAGCCGGGCACGTGCTCGACCAGCCTCGCCAGCGGCAGCAGCAGGTCGAACAGCCGCATCTGGCCCGGGGAGAGCCGGTCCCGGCCGAAGATCTTCCCGCTGACGTACCAGCCGAGCGTGCCGAAGCGGTTGAACCCCTGCTGGTGGACGACCTCGAACCCGGCCTCCTCCAGCTTCCGGCGCAATTCCGACTCCTCGTAGCGCCGCTCGTGCCCGAGGGCGCGGTCGGTCGGCGAGTAGAGCCAGGGGTGCTGCGGCACGAGGATGATCGCGTGCCCGCCGGGGACGAGCGCCCGGCAGAAGAGGCGGAGCACCTCCTCGTCGGCGGCGATATGCTCCAGCACGTTCAGGCAGACGATCGTGTCCAGCCGCTCGGGCCCGATCCGCCCGTAGTCGGCGGCCCGGGCGAGGTCCATCTCGACCGTCGAGACGTTCTCCAGGTGCCCGAAGCGTCGGGAGATCATCTCGACGTAGAAGGGCTCGTTGTCGGTGGCGACCAGTCGGTCGCGCTCCAGCAGCAGTTCGGTCAGGTTGCCGATCCCGCAGCCGGCCTCCAGGACCCGGTCACCGACCCAGGGGGCGATCTGCCGGAACAGCCAGCGGTTCAGGCCCCGGGCCTTCCTCATGGCCACGAGCACGGCGTACCCGTCGTGCGAGGTGAACCGGCGGTCGAGGAACCGGCAGCGGAGCATCACGCCGATGGCCCGGAGGCCGTCGGCCCACCGGACCTTCTTGCCTTCCAGGTAGGTCCGGCCGGCGTAGCTGATGGGCACCTCGTAGAGCCGGACGCCCCACT carries:
- a CDS encoding bifunctional glycosyltransferase/class I SAM-dependent methyltransferase; the protein is MAEPPPDPAPPRPLLSILIPVYNERRTLRTIVRRVLDAGIPVPFELIAVDDGSTDGSFEVLGSLAEGDGRIRVLRHDRNKGKGAAIRTALPHLRGEIVVTQDADLEYDPADIARLVRPILDGRADAVFGSRFLSGEYRRVLYFWHSLGNGLLTGLCNVLCDLNLTDMETGYKAVRADLLRQTPLKSRKFGFEPELAVRLAQWGVRLYEVPISYAGRTYLEGKKVRWADGLRAIGVMLRCRFLDRRFTSHDGYAVLVAMRKARGLNRWLFRQIAPWVGDRVLEAGCGIGNLTELLLERDRLVATDNEPFYVEMISRRFGHLENVSTVEMDLARAADYGRIGPERLDTIVCLNVLEHIAADEEVLRLFCRALVPGGHAIILVPQHPWLYSPTDRALGHERRYEESELRRKLEEAGFEVVHQQGFNRFGTLGWYVSGKIFGRDRLSPGQMRLFDLLLPLARLVEHVPGWPALSTIAVGRKPTG